The region ACTCTAGGCGTCACCCCTCCCATGGAGCATCCAGCCATGAAACCGAGCAAAAGGCAAAGAAGACCAATACTGATGAGAAATTGACGAGGCATGATTTCCACCTCCACACACCCTATTTTGGTTCGTCATGGAATCATGGATAATTCTACCTGCCTTTTAATCAAATTTCAACCATATATTACAAAATAATACTTAAATTCATTCTTTTGGGTGATAGTAGGATAGGGATAAATCTCTTATCCTAAAGGGGAACAGGTTTTTTCACGAAGAGAAGCGAGCTTTCATGAGAGGGTGAATTCTCTATCCTTGCCTTGGCAGTTCTTCCTTATAGTGTTATAATCAGCACATATGGGGATGCAAAACATACCATCAGGCACCGGGGAAGGAAGTAGTTAGTTGATTGAAGCATCAGAGATCTATCAATACAAAGGGATTATTCTAGACAGATTCCAGCGCGAAGCAATCGACAGCATTCTCAAAGGCAGATCGGTCCTGGTCTCGGCGCCAACGGGCGCAGGGAAGACTCTGATAGCGGATTTTCTGATAGACGAGGTCCTCGCGAGAATGGGTAAGGCAATATATACTGCTCCCATCAAGGCGCTCAGCAACCAGAAATATAAAGATTTCAAGGCTGTGCATGGGGCTGAGAATGTAGGCATAGTGACCGGGGATGTTGTGATTAACGATACTGCTCCTATCCTGGTAATGACGACGGAGATATTGAGGAATATCCTGCATACCGACATCAACCGTCTTGAAGGGGTATCCCATGTGGTTTTCGATGAAATCCACTACCTGGGTGATAAAGAACGGGGGAGTGTATGGGAAGAAGCCATAATCTTCCTTCCGGGGACCATTAAAATATTAGGGCTTTCTGCAACTATACCAAATGCGCGCGAACTCGCTGATTGGATGAGCGAAGCGCGAGGAGAGAAGGTTGATGTGGTCTGGCATCTGGAGCGGCCCGTTCCTCTTGTTCATTCCTTGTTTGAAAAGAATCTGGGCCCGTGCACGCTTCATGATGTTGTAAAGTATTACAATAAGCAAAGGCGGAAGGCCATGCACCGTGGGTTGAGGCGATTTGGAGGGAATAGGCGAAGGTCGAATCAGGATTTTGACCTTGGTTCTGATGATCCTTTCAGAGACTGCGATTACGATGATGATCATGGTGCTGATGGCCATGACATTTTTCCCGCGACTACCCATATCGACCTCATTGACTATCTCAATCCAGATTTCCTTCCATGTCTATATTTCCTTTTCAGCCGGCAGCAATGTGAGGTTAGGGCAGCGGAATTGGCCAGGCACCATTCTTTCCTGTCTGGTCCCGAAATAGAGGAAGTCGGCAGATTCTTCGATGAAAGGATCGAGGGATTCTCGGTGTCAGACCTCCCGACGACACAGGCGCTGCGTCGGGTATTGACACGGGGGATAGGATTCCACCATGCGGGCCTGCTACCGGTTCTGAAAGGGATTGTAGAGGATCTGTTCGCGCAAAGGAAGATTTATGTGCTTTATTGCACAGAAACCTTTGCTTTGGGGGTAAACCTTCCCGTCAAGACTGTATGCTTTGATTCTCCAGAGAAATTCGACGGTATCGGATACCGGCCGATGACTCACCAGGAATATTTCCAGATGGCGGGACGGGCGGGGCGCCGCGGCATTGATTCTCAGGGATATGTTTTCACTCTAGTGGATCTTAACTTTTTCCGCAAAGAGCAATACCCAATCTACGAGGAGAAGAGGGTGGAGGATCTCGAAAGCCAGTTCAAGCTATCCTACAATACTTGCCTGAATCTGATAACGAAATATGATGAAAATGAAATCAGAGTCCTCCTTGATAAGAGCTTTGCAGCCTATCAAAGGCGCAGGAAAATCACTAATATCGCAGAAGAAATAGAGAGGCTCAAGGAAAAGAGGGATGACCTGGCCTCGGAGCTGGGGCTCGACGAAAACAGGAGACTCCCCAGATCTGACGCAAGGAGATTGCGTCGCCTGAACAACAGGATTGATTTCCTGTCACGGGAGCTTGCGGGAAGTTATTCTGCAGCTTTCTTGATGGATGAATTCGAAAGAAAGGTACAGGTTTTGAGATATCTTGATTATATAGTCGGAGGGGGCATAGCGTCCATACGATCCAAGCGACATCGCAAGGGCGAACCCGCGAGCCCCGAGCTCACCCTCAAGGGGCTGATGGCCTCGCGTATAAACGTGCAGGAGCTTCTGGTGACGGAGCTCTTGTGGGGAGGTTTTTTTCATAGGCTGGACGAGGATCAGATAAATGCCCTTGCAGTCGCCATAGACTATGAACCCCGCAGAGAGAGTTTTGGAATAAAACGCGCGCCATTTGATATGGATGCAATCCAGGACATCGTTAACAGAATACGCAGGACCGAGATGGAGATTCTCGGTCACTCAACCGTGATCTTTGACCCGAGCCTTTCTACCCTGGCATACCTGTGGAGCAAAGGGATAGAATTCATTGATCTCATGGCTGTGGCGAAAGCGGGGCCGATCCCATCGGCTCTTGCCTCTCGCCTGGAGAAATCCCTCAATTTGAACCGCAACAGCTTGAGACGGGTCTATATCAATGATATGTCTGCCGAGGGAGACATTGTTCTGGCTCTCAGGAGGGCCATCGATCTCCTGCGGCAGGTAAAACTTGCTTGCCCAGAGGATGAGGAGCTGATACAAAAGATCAACAGATGCATGGACAAGATGGATCGTGATGTGGTGAGGGTTGACCTTTGATAAGGTGAAAACGGGACGGAGGGAGGGAGGCGCCGTTTGTTCGCGAGAGGTTTACGGGTACGGCGTATGCAATGAAAGGACTCATGAAATTAGATATGGCTCCGGGAAATATGGAGATCAGGGAGGTTTCTGTCCCATCACCCGGGCCGGGTGAAGTGCTCATTGAAGTGAAGGCTGCTGGTATCTGCGGCTCTGATATTCACATCTATCACAGCGATATCAAGATCCCTTTGAGACCGCCGGTTATCACTGGGCATGAGTTTTCCGGGGTAATTGCCGCAGTCGGCGAAGGTGTCTCGGGCTGGGAGATCGGCGAAAGAGTGACGTCAGAGACGGCTGTTATCTATTGCGGCAAATGCCTTTATTGCCGCACCGGATTCTACAATCTTTGTCCGGAACGCAGGACGCTGGGCTATTGGGTGAACGGCGCATTTGCTCCGTACACTGTGGTCCCGGCTTCCAGGCTGCACAGGCTCCCGGAGAATATCTCATTTGAAGAAGGCGCCATGACTGAACCCCTCGCCTGCGTGGTCCACGCGGTGAATGAACTCACCAGCATCAAGGCCGGCGATGTTGTGGCCGTGGTTGGCCCCGGGCCTATAGGACTCTTGGCGTTGCAGCTTTCCCGCCTTGAAGGAGCTGATGTGATAGTCTTTGGCACCTCCACAGATGAGGCAAGGTTGAAGATGGCAAAGGAATTGGGCGCGCTGGAGACTGCAAGCATCCAGGATGTGGATGCTATTGGCTTCATGGGAAAGATCACAGGCGGGTTGGGAGCAGATGTAGTTCTCGAGTGTTCTGGATCAGCTGGCGGCACCGCTCTTGGGCTTGATCTTGTGAGGCGGATGGGTCAATTCACCCAGATCGGCCTCCATGGCAAGAGGATAGAGGTAGATTTTGAGAGAATATGCTACAAAGAACTCAAAGTTACAGGAAGCCTTGGCTCGATTTGGAGTTCATGGGAGAAAGCGCTCAAGTTCATGGAAGATGGCGGTGTGCAGCTGAAACCCCTTATCGGGGACATTCTCTCTCTTACAGATTGGCAGGAAGGATTTAAACGGTTCGAAGAGAAAAGAGGATTGAAAATCATCTTTAGACCCTAGACATAAGGTCGATGGCGTATGGTCAGGCAAGGAACCGGAAATCCTCGCCATGCCACAGTATACTATGCCATTTTCTGTTCTTTTTGTGTTTTATGCTATCGGGGGGATGATGGTGGGAGTCTTAATATCAGAGTTGCCCGCGATGGTTCTAGTTGAACAACAATTCCCAAGAGAGACTATCCCAGATATCGAAGGGGAGGTAGCATCCGAGCTTGCAAGGATCAGCGCGAAGGACCGCATCTCACCCGGTGAGAGGGTCGCGATCACAGTAGGCAGCCGCGGGATCGCCAACATTGCGCGTATCGTCAAAGCCGTGGTTTCATATTTGAAGGACCTGGGCGCTTCACCCTTTATCATCCCGTCCATGGGGAGTCATGGCGGTTCTACGCCGGAAGGCCAGCTGGAGGTGCTCGCAGGATATGGCATCACATCTGAGTCAATGGGCGTTCCAATAATACCAGGCACTGATGTGGTTCAAATCGGCGTAAGGGCGGGAAATAAACCGGTATATGTAGATAAGGTGGCTGCATCGGCGGATAAGATCGTAGTTGTCAATCGAATCAAGGCCCATACCGATTTCCACGGCAGGATCGAGAGCGGCATCATCAAGATGCTTGTCATTGGCCTGGGGAATGAAAAGGGCGCTTCGATGATCCATTCCGAAGGAATAGCAGGGCTCCGAGACGGAATTCCTCAAGCGGCGCGGGTCATCCTGGATAAGCTCCCCGTAGCATTCGGCATCGGGATCATTGAGAATGCCTATGATGAAACCTCCTTGATCCGGGCCATTCCATCTGACCAATTATTCGTTGTGGAACCGGATCTCCTTATAGAGGCCAAGAGGAGAATGGCCAGGCTTCCTGTTGAAAAGGCAGATCTTCTGATTGTCCAGGAGATGGGGAAGGATATTAGTGGGAGCGGGATGGACACGAATATCATTGGCAGGGTCAAGATCGCAGGCGAGCCGGATCTTGAACGCCCGGTATTTCAAATGATAGTCGTCCTGGATCTTACTCCGGGAGCCCATGGGAACGCCATTGGGATCGGGCTCGCGGACTTCTGCACGAAAAGGCTTGCTGATCAGATCGATTGGGAAGCTATGTACGTCAATGTGATCACCTCGACGTTTGTTGAGCGAGGCAAGCTTCCCATCGTCTGCGCCAATGATCGCGACGCGATAATATCAGCTCTCTCTGTATGCTGGGACATGGACCCTTCGCGCGCTCGCATCGTGTACATCAAAAACACTCTCAAGATATCCAGGATTTGGGTTTCTGAACCACTTATGGAAGAATTGTCTGCTGACTATCCCATTGAAATACTGGATAGCCATGTAAGATTTGAATTTGACCATCAGGGTAGATTGAGCAGCCCGAGTTGGAAAGGGGTATTGGAATAGTCATGGGAATGTCGCAGGAAAGGGTCGAAGAACTCTCCAAAATCGCCAATGATCTCAGGAAAGACGTTGTTACCATGATCCATAAGGCGACTTCTGGTCACCCAGGAGGCTCGCTCTCAGCCGCTGATATTGTGACGACGCTATATTTTGAAAAGATGCGGGTAGATCCTTCAAGGCCAGAATGGGAAGATCGAGACAGGTTTGTGGCTTCCAAGGGGCATGCCGCCCCCATTGTCTATGCGGCCCTCGCGCGCCTCGGATACTTCCCGCGTGAGGAACTCTGGACGTTGCGCCAAGTAAATAGCATCCTCCAAGGACACCCTGATAGGATCAAAACACCTGGCATCGATATGTCTTCAGGCTCTCTTGGCCAGGGGCTTTCTGTAGGAATCGGAATGGCTCTGGCAGGGCGTCTCTCAGGTAAGGACTATCATGTTTATGTTCTCTTGGGCGACGGCGAGCTCAATGAAGGGCAGATATGGGAAGCTGCCATGTCTGCCGTGAAATTCAAGGTTTCCAATCTGACTGCCATATGCGATTGGAATAGGTTGCAGCTGGATGGGCCTACGGAAGAGATCATGCCCATGGAGGGAATTCCGGATAGGTGGAGAGCTTTTGGTTGGAATGTACTGGAGATAGATGGCCATGACATAAAACAGATTTCTGATGCAATTGACCAGGCAAAAGCATATGCCGGAGGGCCTACCATCATAATAGCAAGGACGATAAAGGGCAAAGGCGTCTCCTTCATGGAGAACAACTATGCGTGGCATGGAAAGAATATCAACGATGCTGAATACGAAGCTGCCATGAAGGAACTCGAGGGGGTCAGATGACGATGCCGCAAGTTGAGATAAGAGCAAAAAAGGCCTTGAGGGATGCGTTTGGCGAAGCATTGGCTGAATTAGGACGCCAGAACGCTGATGTAGTGGTTCTGGATGCGGATGTGGCTCATTCATCCCGTACCATATTATTCGGCAAAGAATTTCCTGATAGATTTTTCAATGTGGGGATAGCTGAAGCAAATATGATGTGCATTGCAGCCGGACTGGCGACTGCCGGCAAGATACCATTTGC is a window of Bacillota bacterium DNA encoding:
- a CDS encoding DEAD/DEAH box helicase, whose protein sequence is MIEASEIYQYKGIILDRFQREAIDSILKGRSVLVSAPTGAGKTLIADFLIDEVLARMGKAIYTAPIKALSNQKYKDFKAVHGAENVGIVTGDVVINDTAPILVMTTEILRNILHTDINRLEGVSHVVFDEIHYLGDKERGSVWEEAIIFLPGTIKILGLSATIPNARELADWMSEARGEKVDVVWHLERPVPLVHSLFEKNLGPCTLHDVVKYYNKQRRKAMHRGLRRFGGNRRRSNQDFDLGSDDPFRDCDYDDDHGADGHDIFPATTHIDLIDYLNPDFLPCLYFLFSRQQCEVRAAELARHHSFLSGPEIEEVGRFFDERIEGFSVSDLPTTQALRRVLTRGIGFHHAGLLPVLKGIVEDLFAQRKIYVLYCTETFALGVNLPVKTVCFDSPEKFDGIGYRPMTHQEYFQMAGRAGRRGIDSQGYVFTLVDLNFFRKEQYPIYEEKRVEDLESQFKLSYNTCLNLITKYDENEIRVLLDKSFAAYQRRRKITNIAEEIERLKEKRDDLASELGLDENRRLPRSDARRLRRLNNRIDFLSRELAGSYSAAFLMDEFERKVQVLRYLDYIVGGGIASIRSKRHRKGEPASPELTLKGLMASRINVQELLVTELLWGGFFHRLDEDQINALAVAIDYEPRRESFGIKRAPFDMDAIQDIVNRIRRTEMEILGHSTVIFDPSLSTLAYLWSKGIEFIDLMAVAKAGPIPSALASRLEKSLNLNRNSLRRVYINDMSAEGDIVLALRRAIDLLRQVKLACPEDEELIQKINRCMDKMDRDVVRVDL
- a CDS encoding zinc-binding dehydrogenase — its product is MKGLMKLDMAPGNMEIREVSVPSPGPGEVLIEVKAAGICGSDIHIYHSDIKIPLRPPVITGHEFSGVIAAVGEGVSGWEIGERVTSETAVIYCGKCLYCRTGFYNLCPERRTLGYWVNGAFAPYTVVPASRLHRLPENISFEEGAMTEPLACVVHAVNELTSIKAGDVVAVVGPGPIGLLALQLSRLEGADVIVFGTSTDEARLKMAKELGALETASIQDVDAIGFMGKITGGLGADVVLECSGSAGGTALGLDLVRRMGQFTQIGLHGKRIEVDFERICYKELKVTGSLGSIWSSWEKALKFMEDGGVQLKPLIGDILSLTDWQEGFKRFEEKRGLKIIFRP
- a CDS encoding DUF2088 domain-containing protein, translating into MPQYTMPFSVLFVFYAIGGMMVGVLISELPAMVLVEQQFPRETIPDIEGEVASELARISAKDRISPGERVAITVGSRGIANIARIVKAVVSYLKDLGASPFIIPSMGSHGGSTPEGQLEVLAGYGITSESMGVPIIPGTDVVQIGVRAGNKPVYVDKVAASADKIVVVNRIKAHTDFHGRIESGIIKMLVIGLGNEKGASMIHSEGIAGLRDGIPQAARVILDKLPVAFGIGIIENAYDETSLIRAIPSDQLFVVEPDLLIEAKRRMARLPVEKADLLIVQEMGKDISGSGMDTNIIGRVKIAGEPDLERPVFQMIVVLDLTPGAHGNAIGIGLADFCTKRLADQIDWEAMYVNVITSTFVERGKLPIVCANDRDAIISALSVCWDMDPSRARIVYIKNTLKISRIWVSEPLMEELSADYPIEILDSHVRFEFDHQGRLSSPSWKGVLE
- a CDS encoding transketolase, with the translated sequence MSQERVEELSKIANDLRKDVVTMIHKATSGHPGGSLSAADIVTTLYFEKMRVDPSRPEWEDRDRFVASKGHAAPIVYAALARLGYFPREELWTLRQVNSILQGHPDRIKTPGIDMSSGSLGQGLSVGIGMALAGRLSGKDYHVYVLLGDGELNEGQIWEAAMSAVKFKVSNLTAICDWNRLQLDGPTEEIMPMEGIPDRWRAFGWNVLEIDGHDIKQISDAIDQAKAYAGGPTIIIARTIKGKGVSFMENNYAWHGKNINDAEYEAAMKELEGVR